In Thalassotalea sp. Sam97, a single window of DNA contains:
- the lptA gene encoding lipopolysaccharide transport periplasmic protein LptA: MTHKLLIVALISTVSFASTAQKADFKKPIKIVAQKQETDLKNRIASYIGGVKISQGSLAIEADLVQVSNIKGTQQKKYLAKGKPAKFSQTLENGDKIELQANEISYSPTTSTVVIRGNAKVSQEGSMVQGETITYNLATETLTADGATDGKGVVTTIIEPDEIEQEKQPN, from the coding sequence ATGACTCATAAACTGCTGATTGTGGCACTAATTAGCACTGTGAGTTTTGCAAGTACAGCACAAAAAGCTGACTTTAAAAAACCGATTAAAATCGTCGCTCAAAAGCAGGAAACGGATTTAAAAAACCGTATTGCCAGCTATATTGGAGGCGTCAAAATCAGCCAAGGCTCTCTCGCTATTGAAGCGGATCTGGTGCAAGTGAGTAATATCAAAGGCACCCAACAAAAAAAATATTTAGCCAAAGGTAAACCAGCCAAGTTTAGCCAGACACTTGAAAATGGCGACAAAATTGAACTTCAAGCTAACGAAATTAGCTATTCACCAACCACCAGCACCGTTGTTATTCGTGGCAATGCCAAGGTGAGCCAAGAGGGCAGCATGGTTCAAGGCGAGACCATTACCTATAACCTAGCCACAGAAACATTAACCGCTGATGGCGCGACTGATGGTAAAGGCGTCGTCACCACCATCATTGAGCCAGATGAAATAGAG
- the lptC gene encoding LPS export ABC transporter periplasmic protein LptC — translation MSKLHYVSIALFVLALSIYGYLQYQQSSQMPEPLIDPVDEPAFIAEQLSSSQYDSDGNLKHTIYADQMTYFEQSKQANLLTPAYTIYPDDGSAIWTLSADKGFLGNDNILILQDRVRLVSDDKNAYVSEVAGEHLQLDLTSNIITSEQTIYLKGKGFTMHGSGLHVDINTTKLTLKEHVQTVFNKNDS, via the coding sequence ATGAGCAAACTGCATTACGTATCAATCGCTCTATTTGTATTGGCATTGTCAATATATGGTTATCTGCAATACCAGCAATCAAGCCAAATGCCGGAACCACTCATTGATCCGGTTGATGAACCAGCATTTATTGCCGAACAGCTTAGTTCAAGTCAGTATGACAGCGACGGTAACTTAAAACATACCATTTACGCAGATCAAATGACCTATTTTGAACAAAGCAAGCAAGCGAATTTGCTGACACCAGCATATACTATCTACCCAGATGATGGCTCTGCAATCTGGACTTTGTCAGCTGACAAGGGCTTTCTTGGTAATGACAATATCTTAATACTGCAAGATAGAGTAAGATTAGTTAGTGATGATAAAAATGCTTATGTATCAGAGGTAGCTGGCGAACACCTGCAGCTCGATTTAACTAGCAACATCATCACCTCAGAGCAAACCATCTACCTTAAAGGTAAAGGATTTACCATGCATGGTTCAGGTTTGCATGTTGATATCAACACCACCAAATTGACATTGAAAGAACATGTACAAACAGTCTTTAACAAAAATGACTCATAA
- the kdsC gene encoding 3-deoxy-manno-octulosonate-8-phosphatase KdsC has protein sequence MSLETQVTATLYGPVTTEVFNRAKNIRLLVCDIDGVFSDGYIYLGNDGEELKAFNTKDGFGIKAVGSHGVDVAVITGRQSNIVEARMRALNVKFILQGKEDKMPHLQAICQQQGIALEHVAYIGDDVPDLPCIEQVGLGVAVQDAHPLVKQSADHITTLGGGKGAVRELCDLIMQAQNTLHLATGSSV, from the coding sequence ATGTCATTAGAAACGCAAGTTACTGCAACTTTATATGGCCCTGTTACTACAGAGGTTTTTAATCGTGCAAAGAATATTCGCTTACTAGTTTGTGATATCGACGGTGTTTTTTCTGATGGCTACATATACTTAGGTAATGACGGTGAAGAATTAAAAGCTTTTAATACCAAAGATGGTTTTGGTATTAAGGCAGTAGGCAGTCATGGTGTCGATGTCGCGGTAATTACCGGTCGTCAATCGAATATTGTTGAAGCACGTATGCGAGCGCTCAACGTCAAATTTATTTTGCAAGGTAAAGAAGACAAAATGCCACACCTTCAAGCTATTTGCCAGCAACAAGGTATCGCACTAGAGCATGTAGCCTACATAGGTGATGATGTACCTGATTTACCATGTATTGAACAAGTCGGCTTAGGGGTTGCAGTGCAAGATGCGCACCCATTGGTAAAACAAAGTGCCGATCACATCACCACTTTAGGTGGTGGCAAAGGTGCTGTGCGCGAGCTATGTGATTTAATTATGCAAGCCCAAAACACTCTTCATCTGGCAACAGGCAGTAGCGTATGA
- a CDS encoding KpsF/GutQ family sugar-phosphate isomerase yields MSESLMPNAEQFKQHGRSVINIEKQAVDNLTQYVDDNFAKACQLMFECLGRVIVIGMGKSGHVGGKIAATFASTGTPAFFVHPGEASHGDLGMVTSQDVVLAISNSGETNEVLAIMPVIKRIGATMVAMSGNENSTLAKLADVHICIKVPQEACPLGLAPTSSTTATLVMGDALAVALLNARGFTADDFALSHPGGSLGKRLLLRLADIMHIGERVPVVNQRALIKEALVEMTQKGLGMTCIVDDNNQLIGLFTDGDLRRILDEEIDFHKDSIVNVMTHSPIVAKAEMLAAEALKLMEDKSINGLIIVDDNQQPIGAMNMHDILKAGVL; encoded by the coding sequence ATGTCAGAGAGTCTTATGCCTAACGCAGAACAATTCAAACAACATGGCCGCAGTGTAATCAATATTGAAAAGCAAGCGGTAGACAACCTAACACAATACGTTGACGACAATTTTGCTAAGGCATGCCAATTAATGTTTGAATGCTTAGGACGAGTTATTGTCATAGGTATGGGTAAGTCTGGCCATGTTGGCGGTAAAATTGCGGCGACCTTTGCAAGTACAGGAACACCAGCATTTTTCGTTCACCCAGGTGAAGCAAGTCATGGCGACTTAGGCATGGTAACCAGTCAAGATGTGGTATTAGCCATTTCAAATTCAGGCGAAACCAACGAAGTATTGGCTATTATGCCGGTTATCAAGCGTATCGGTGCCACTATGGTGGCAATGTCAGGTAACGAAAACTCAACCCTCGCTAAACTGGCTGATGTACATATTTGTATTAAAGTGCCACAAGAAGCATGCCCTTTAGGTTTAGCGCCAACATCAAGTACTACCGCAACACTGGTAATGGGCGATGCATTGGCGGTAGCCTTGCTCAACGCTCGTGGTTTTACCGCAGATGATTTTGCCTTATCACACCCTGGTGGCAGCTTAGGCAAGCGTCTCTTGTTGCGACTTGCCGACATCATGCATATCGGCGAACGTGTTCCTGTCGTCAATCAACGGGCACTTATTAAAGAAGCTCTTGTCGAAATGACACAGAAGGGCTTAGGAATGACGTGTATTGTTGATGACAATAATCAATTAATTGGTTTGTTTACCGATGGCGATTTGCGTCGTATTTTAGATGAAGAAATTGATTTTCATAAAGATAGTATCGTTAACGTAATGACCCATTCACCTATCGTTGCCAAGGCCGAGATGCTAGCGGCTGAAGCGTTAAAATTAATGGAAGATAAAAGTATTAATGGCCTGATCATTGTCGATGATAACCAACAACCAATCGGTGCCATGAATATGCATGACATTTTAAAAGCAGGAGTTCTCTAG
- a CDS encoding calcium/sodium antiporter, translating into MLIQIAILIFSLAALVYSADKFVYGSAAIARNFGIAPMIIGLTIVAMGSSAPEMVVAATAALHGAPNTAIGNAIGSNITNIALVLGFTALCKPLLVSSSTLKREMPILLLITFIASFMLFDLNFTAVEGWLLLAGFVVFIVSLLLISLKQSRDNSIQDPMLIEAESDIPAGVATPVALGWLIFGIILLPLSANYLVDSATMIAKAMGISDLVIGLTIIAIGTSLPELAASIVSIIKKEDDLALGNIIGSNIFNILAVLALPGIIAPGIVDSEVASRDVPYMLAVTIMLFFICLSRSGRFRITRAKGAVILLSFFVYQYLIFS; encoded by the coding sequence ATGCTGATCCAAATCGCGATATTAATTTTTTCTTTAGCCGCCTTAGTTTATAGCGCTGACAAGTTTGTTTATGGCTCGGCAGCCATTGCGCGTAATTTCGGTATCGCCCCAATGATCATTGGTTTAACTATCGTCGCTATGGGCTCTTCGGCACCCGAAATGGTGGTTGCCGCAACCGCAGCCTTGCATGGCGCACCAAATACCGCCATTGGTAATGCTATTGGTTCTAACATTACTAATATTGCCTTAGTACTTGGTTTTACCGCTCTTTGTAAACCGCTATTAGTGTCATCATCGACCCTAAAGCGCGAAATGCCCATTTTATTACTGATCACTTTTATTGCCAGTTTTATGCTGTTTGACCTTAACTTTACCGCTGTTGAAGGCTGGTTATTGTTGGCAGGCTTTGTTGTTTTCATCGTCAGCCTATTATTGATCAGTTTAAAGCAATCTCGAGACAATAGTATCCAAGACCCTATGCTTATCGAAGCCGAATCCGATATCCCTGCGGGGGTAGCGACACCAGTCGCCTTAGGTTGGCTTATTTTCGGCATTATTTTACTACCGCTAAGTGCCAATTATTTGGTTGATTCTGCCACTATGATTGCTAAAGCGATGGGGATTAGTGATCTCGTTATTGGCCTGACCATTATTGCTATCGGCACCAGCTTGCCAGAGCTTGCCGCAAGTATTGTCAGTATCATTAAAAAAGAGGATGATTTAGCGCTTGGTAATATCATTGGCTCTAATATCTTTAATATTCTTGCGGTACTGGCACTGCCTGGCATTATTGCACCAGGCATCGTTGATAGTGAGGTAGCGAGTCGCGATGTACCATATATGCTCGCCGTTACCATCATGTTATTTTTTATTTGCCTAAGCCGCAGTGGCCGTTTTCGTATAACCCGAGCCAAAGGCGCTGTAATATTGCTTAGCTTTTTCGTATACCAATACCTGATTTTTAGTTAA
- a CDS encoding outer membrane protein OmpK yields the protein MRKLVFVLAAGAAMSAVPAQAEYLYGFGSFSVNYLDWTEKTEDRTNPDIGGFGGQKEDFVYLEVEGGAGFSWGDLYGFVDIENPTRSRNYGQFSEDGFDTSGFRIAAKGSAAVNIGKSSWNYYAHVYSFTEAASGFYDQNLVLGISYDLFTDFGLWLKPFVGAHIEHQTFAGSGFNGFMAGWVLGYDFTMAEQKFALTQWHETEFARKDQFRSNGTVYTLNSVGQNGAVSLWWHATPKMTFGVQYRYADHKLGTAAYHDAAIVTAKYNF from the coding sequence ATGCGTAAATTAGTTTTTGTATTAGCCGCTGGTGCTGCAATGTCTGCAGTTCCTGCTCAAGCAGAGTACTTATATGGTTTTGGTAGTTTCTCGGTGAACTACTTAGACTGGACTGAAAAAACGGAAGATCGTACTAACCCAGATATTGGCGGCTTTGGTGGTCAAAAAGAAGACTTTGTCTATCTAGAAGTTGAAGGTGGTGCAGGTTTTAGTTGGGGCGATTTATACGGTTTCGTCGACATTGAAAATCCAACACGTAGCCGTAACTATGGTCAGTTTTCTGAAGATGGTTTTGATACGAGTGGCTTTCGTATCGCAGCAAAAGGTTCTGCCGCGGTCAACATCGGCAAGTCGAGCTGGAACTACTACGCACACGTGTATTCATTTACCGAAGCGGCAAGTGGCTTCTATGACCAAAACCTTGTGCTAGGTATAAGCTATGACTTATTCACTGACTTTGGTTTATGGCTTAAGCCATTCGTTGGTGCGCACATTGAACATCAAACGTTCGCGGGCTCTGGCTTCAACGGCTTCATGGCGGGTTGGGTACTTGGTTACGACTTTACCATGGCTGAGCAAAAATTTGCGCTAACACAATGGCATGAAACTGAATTTGCTCGTAAAGATCAATTCCGCAGTAACGGTACTGTTTATACTTTGAACTCAGTCGGCCAAAACGGTGCGGTATCTTTATGGTGGCATGCAACGCCTAAGATGACTTTCGGTGTGCAATATCGCTATGCTGATCACAAATTAGGTACCGCAGCGTACCACGATGCGGCAATCGTTACCGCAAAATACAACTTCTAA
- a CDS encoding outer membrane protein OmpK, with protein MRKLALVLAAGAAMSAVPAQAEYLYGFGSFSVNYLDWTAKTEDRTNLEGFGGAKEDFLFLEVEGGAGFSWGDVYGFIDLENPANVSSKGSDYEEKGGTGGFRIAAKGSVAVNMGESNWNYYGHVYSFTEASGGFYDQNVVLGVSYDLFTDFGLWVKPFVGAHIENQTFAGSGFNGYMAGWVLGYDFMVGDQKFAVTQWHETEFGRKDQFRSNGTEHTLNSVGQNGAVSLWWHATPKVTLGAQYRYADHKLGTAAYHDAVILTAKYNF; from the coding sequence ATGCGTAAATTAGCTCTTGTATTAGCAGCAGGCGCTGCAATGTCAGCGGTTCCTGCTCAAGCAGAATACTTATATGGTTTTGGTAGTTTCTCTGTTAACTACTTAGACTGGACTGCAAAAACTGAAGACCGTACCAACCTAGAAGGTTTTGGTGGCGCTAAAGAAGACTTCTTATTTTTAGAAGTTGAAGGTGGCGCTGGTTTTAGCTGGGGTGATGTATATGGTTTTATCGACCTAGAAAATCCTGCTAATGTGAGCAGCAAAGGCTCAGATTACGAAGAAAAAGGTGGCACAGGTGGTTTCCGTATCGCAGCGAAAGGCTCTGTAGCAGTAAACATGGGTGAGTCAAACTGGAACTACTACGGTCACGTTTACTCATTCACTGAAGCTTCTGGCGGTTTTTACGATCAAAACGTAGTGCTAGGTGTAAGCTATGACTTATTCACTGACTTTGGTTTATGGGTTAAGCCATTCGTTGGTGCACACATTGAAAACCAAACCTTCGCTGGTTCTGGTTTCAACGGCTACATGGCGGGTTGGGTATTAGGCTATGATTTTATGGTAGGCGATCAAAAGTTTGCTGTAACACAATGGCACGAAACTGAATTTGGTCGTAAGGATCAATTCCGTAGTAACGGTACCGAACACACTTTGAACTCAGTAGGTCAAAACGGTGCTGTATCTTTATGGTGGCATGCAACGCCTAAAGTGACTTTAGGTGCACAATACCGTTACGCTGATCACAAGTTAGGTACGGCAGCATACCACGATGCGGTAATCTTAACCGCTAAGTACAACTTCTAA
- the mlaF gene encoding phospholipid ABC transporter ATP-binding protein MlaF translates to MENLVEIKNLSFFREERCIYNDISLNIPKGKVTAIMGPSGIGKTTLLRLIGGQLKPQQGEIRFAGENIPALNRQKLYQLRKRISMLFQSGALFTDMSVFDNVAFPIREHSQLPEDIIEKMVMMKLEAVGLRGAMHLHPNELSGGMARRAALARAIALDPELILYDEPFAGQDPISMGVIVRLIRDLNDALGLTSVVVSHDVPEVMSIADYIYIIAEQRIIGEGTPEQIRQQDSELVKQFILGEADGPVPFHYPAVPFKQQLLGE, encoded by the coding sequence ATGGAAAATCTGGTAGAGATTAAAAATTTAAGCTTTTTCAGGGAAGAACGCTGTATCTATAACGATATCAGCCTCAACATTCCTAAAGGCAAAGTGACGGCAATAATGGGACCTAGTGGTATCGGTAAAACGACGCTATTACGCCTTATTGGTGGTCAATTAAAGCCACAGCAGGGCGAGATTCGTTTTGCTGGTGAAAATATTCCAGCCTTGAATAGACAAAAACTGTATCAGCTACGTAAAAGGATCAGTATGCTGTTTCAGTCGGGTGCCTTATTTACTGATATGTCAGTGTTTGACAACGTCGCATTCCCTATTCGTGAGCATAGCCAGCTACCTGAAGATATCATCGAAAAGATGGTGATGATGAAGCTTGAGGCGGTTGGTTTACGTGGCGCCATGCATCTGCATCCAAATGAATTGTCGGGAGGTATGGCTCGACGAGCAGCTTTAGCGCGAGCGATTGCCCTCGATCCTGAACTGATCCTTTATGATGAGCCATTTGCAGGCCAAGATCCTATTTCTATGGGGGTTATTGTTCGCTTAATTCGTGATTTGAATGATGCCTTAGGTTTAACCTCTGTGGTCGTTTCTCATGATGTACCAGAAGTCATGAGTATTGCTGATTACATCTATATTATCGCAGAGCAACGAATTATTGGTGAGGGCACGCCAGAGCAAATCAGACAACAAGACTCAGAGCTTGTTAAACAATTTATTTTAGGTGAAGCGGACGGACCTGTGCCGTTTCATTACCCTGCGGTTCCTTTTAAGCAGCAGTTACTCGGGGAATAA
- the mlaE gene encoding lipid asymmetry maintenance ABC transporter permease subunit MlaE, whose product MLSYIEALGRSTLNVIAGIGRAMLMLLSALLHWPNVRKGWPLLAKQLYSVGVLSLLIIVVSGTFIGMVIALQGYTILVDYGAEGSLGPMVALSLLRELGPVVTALLFAGRAGSALTAEIGLMKATEQLSSMEMMAVDPLRRVIAPRFWAGFISMPLLVAIFSAVGIYGGHLVGVDWLGVDAGTYWSVMQAQVEFGADVMNGMIKAIVFAFVVTWIAVYKGYDCVPTSEGISRATTSTVVTSSLVVLGLDFILTALMFTN is encoded by the coding sequence ATGTTGAGTTATATTGAAGCATTAGGGCGCTCGACACTAAATGTTATCGCCGGAATTGGCCGAGCAATGCTAATGCTACTGTCTGCCTTGTTACATTGGCCTAACGTACGCAAAGGTTGGCCATTGTTAGCGAAGCAACTTTATTCTGTCGGTGTGTTATCCCTGTTGATTATTGTTGTTTCAGGCACGTTTATCGGTATGGTGATTGCCTTACAAGGCTACACTATATTGGTCGATTATGGAGCAGAAGGAAGCCTAGGGCCAATGGTGGCGTTATCGCTATTACGTGAGTTAGGCCCAGTGGTTACCGCGCTGTTATTTGCAGGCCGTGCTGGTTCGGCACTGACGGCCGAAATAGGTTTGATGAAAGCGACAGAGCAATTGAGTAGCATGGAAATGATGGCAGTAGATCCTCTACGCCGTGTTATTGCTCCAAGGTTTTGGGCTGGTTTTATTTCTATGCCATTGCTCGTGGCAATCTTTTCAGCCGTTGGTATTTATGGTGGTCATCTTGTTGGTGTGGACTGGCTTGGTGTTGATGCAGGTACGTATTGGTCTGTGATGCAGGCGCAAGTTGAATTTGGCGCGGATGTCATGAATGGCATGATAAAGGCAATTGTTTTTGCTTTTGTGGTGACTTGGATTGCTGTCTATAAAGGCTATGATTGCGTACCAACATCGGAAGGTATCAGCAGAGCAACCACATCAACTGTGGTTACGTCGTCATTAGTGGTATTGGGTTTAGACTTTATTTTAACCGCATTAATGTTTACAAATTAA
- the mlaD gene encoding outer membrane lipid asymmetry maintenance protein MlaD, with translation MVSKKLELMVGAFVALGIIAILALALKVADSGIKGNGETYRLYAKFDNIGGLKERSPIKVGGVVVGRVSSIKLDDQDYMPVVTLDIYSQYNNFSEASSVSILTAGLLGEQYLGLEPGFIDEEMGIGVLAPEDFIEDTKPALVLEDLIGQFLFSKGSD, from the coding sequence ATGGTGTCGAAAAAATTAGAATTAATGGTTGGCGCGTTTGTGGCGCTAGGTATTATTGCCATTTTAGCGTTAGCGCTTAAAGTGGCTGATTCAGGTATTAAAGGAAATGGTGAAACCTATCGGTTATACGCTAAATTCGACAATATCGGTGGTTTGAAAGAGCGTTCACCAATTAAAGTTGGTGGTGTTGTTGTTGGTCGGGTTAGCTCAATTAAACTTGATGACCAAGATTATATGCCTGTTGTAACACTGGATATTTATAGTCAGTACAACAACTTTTCAGAGGCATCGTCGGTATCTATTTTAACGGCGGGTTTGCTTGGTGAACAATATTTAGGTTTAGAACCAGGCTTTATTGATGAAGAAATGGGTATTGGTGTTCTTGCACCTGAAGACTTTATCGAAGATACCAAGCCCGCATTAGTATTAGAAGATCTCATTGGCCAGTTCTTGTTTAGTAAAGGCAGTGATTAA
- a CDS encoding ABC transporter substrate-binding protein gives MKAFIVSICIAVMALSPFATVASDNIDRTNPYAMIEEVGKITFDRFAREEKAIRANPELLKEIVREELMPHIYYQYAGLKVLGHYARPEKGASKQQVNEHKQNVRDFIVAFREYLITSYAQVFTLYEQQKVVFKPAQDFADKKIVLVGVDIIDDTRPPINLQFKVRKNNKTNEWQAFDLVAEGVSLLDAKQKELRTILAQNGIVEVTSMLAEKSARKIVFNEDDNANTVIEAHAGEQ, from the coding sequence ATGAAAGCATTTATCGTCAGTATCTGTATTGCCGTAATGGCACTATCACCATTTGCCACTGTTGCTAGTGATAATATTGATCGCACGAATCCGTATGCGATGATTGAAGAGGTGGGAAAAATTACCTTTGATCGCTTCGCTCGCGAGGAAAAAGCAATTCGTGCCAATCCTGAATTATTAAAGGAAATTGTTCGTGAAGAGTTGATGCCGCATATTTACTATCAATATGCAGGCTTGAAGGTATTAGGTCACTATGCTCGTCCAGAAAAGGGCGCCTCGAAGCAACAGGTTAATGAGCATAAGCAAAATGTGCGCGATTTTATTGTCGCTTTTCGTGAGTACCTGATCACCTCTTACGCACAAGTATTCACTTTATACGAGCAGCAAAAAGTTGTGTTCAAACCGGCTCAAGACTTTGCCGATAAGAAAATTGTGCTAGTTGGCGTCGACATTATCGATGATACTCGCCCACCAATTAATTTGCAGTTTAAAGTGCGCAAAAACAATAAGACCAATGAGTGGCAGGCATTTGACCTTGTTGCTGAAGGTGTATCGTTATTAGATGCTAAGCAAAAAGAATTGCGCACAATCTTAGCGCAAAATGGCATTGTTGAAGTAACCAGCATGTTAGCTGAAAAGAGTGCTCGCAAAATTGTTTTCAATGAAGATGATAATGCCAATACAGTGATTGAAGCTCATGCAGGAGAGCAGTAA
- a CDS encoding lipid asymmetry maintenance protein MlaB, with the protein MNNQFTLAATDASIQVIGDLTRKTIIGKQQKVFADIVNGQHQAVDLSQLKNVDTAGLAWLLMLFQYAKQKQSTINYSQAPVELVKLAKLSRVDQLLNID; encoded by the coding sequence GTGAATAACCAATTTACGTTGGCGGCTACGGACGCGTCAATTCAAGTGATTGGTGATTTAACCCGCAAAACGATTATCGGCAAGCAACAGAAAGTGTTTGCCGATATTGTTAATGGTCAACACCAAGCAGTTGATTTATCGCAATTAAAAAATGTTGATACGGCTGGCTTGGCTTGGCTACTGATGTTGTTTCAATACGCAAAACAAAAACAATCTACAATTAACTATTCACAAGCGCCTGTTGAATTGGTTAAACTCGCAAAACTAAGTCGCGTTGACCAACTATTGAACATCGATTAA
- a CDS encoding BolA family protein — MDVSDIERLLNEALTLDELHVTFDGSQAKVIAVSDMFDDMSRVKKQQTVYAPLAEAIAEGKIHAVTIKTFNNAQWQREKMFNM; from the coding sequence ATGGATGTTAGTGATATTGAACGTTTGCTAAACGAAGCATTAACCTTAGATGAATTGCATGTGACATTCGATGGTTCACAAGCAAAGGTTATTGCTGTTTCTGATATGTTCGATGACATGTCGAGAGTGAAAAAACAGCAGACTGTATACGCCCCTTTGGCAGAAGCTATCGCTGAAGGAAAAATTCATGCCGTTACCATTAAAACATTCAATAACGCTCAGTGGCAGCGTGAAAAAATGTTTAATATGTAG
- the murA gene encoding UDP-N-acetylglucosamine 1-carboxyvinyltransferase has translation MEAFRINSGNELHGDVVISGAKNAALPILFATILAETELVVSNVPRLNDINTTLKLLAELGAKVEWQGDDAVKIDAGNINNCLAPYELVKTMRASILVLGPLLARFGHAEVSLPGGCAIGARPVDLHISGLRAMGADIAVENGYIVAKIDGRLQGANIFMDAVSVTGTENLMMAAALAEGTTVIENAAREPEIVDLANFLNAMGAKVSGEGTDTLVIEGVAALQGADHSVMPDRIETGTFLVAAAVTGGHIRCLNTNPSSLEAVLSKLQEAGAIVTTGDDWIDLEMRQRPKAVDIRTAPHPAFPTDMQAQFVTLNAIAEGTATTVETIFENRFMHVPELQRMGAKMKLEGNTAISEGVDRLTGAQVMATDLRASASLVIAGLVADGETIVDRIYHIDRGYQKIEDKLQKLGANIERFKIS, from the coding sequence TTGGAAGCTTTTCGAATAAACAGCGGTAATGAACTGCATGGTGATGTGGTCATCAGCGGTGCTAAAAATGCTGCTCTGCCTATTTTATTTGCCACGATTCTTGCTGAAACCGAGCTTGTGGTTAGCAATGTACCTCGCCTAAACGACATCAATACAACGTTAAAACTTTTAGCGGAGTTAGGTGCCAAGGTTGAATGGCAGGGCGATGATGCCGTCAAAATTGATGCCGGCAATATCAATAATTGTCTAGCTCCGTATGAGCTAGTAAAAACCATGCGCGCCTCAATTTTGGTGCTTGGCCCATTGTTAGCGCGCTTCGGTCATGCCGAAGTATCGTTACCTGGGGGTTGTGCCATAGGTGCTCGTCCAGTTGATTTACATATCTCAGGTTTACGTGCTATGGGTGCTGATATCGCTGTTGAGAACGGTTATATCGTCGCTAAAATAGACGGGCGCTTGCAAGGCGCTAACATTTTCATGGATGCGGTGAGTGTTACTGGAACTGAAAACCTAATGATGGCAGCTGCACTGGCAGAAGGTACGACTGTTATCGAAAATGCGGCACGCGAACCTGAAATTGTCGACTTAGCCAATTTCTTAAATGCGATGGGCGCAAAGGTGAGTGGTGAAGGCACCGATACATTAGTGATTGAAGGTGTGGCGGCTTTACAAGGCGCTGATCACTCGGTGATGCCGGATCGTATTGAAACCGGTACATTTTTGGTTGCAGCAGCGGTCACTGGTGGTCATATCCGTTGTTTAAATACCAACCCTTCGAGCTTAGAAGCGGTATTGAGTAAGTTACAAGAAGCTGGTGCAATTGTGACGACAGGTGACGATTGGATCGATTTAGAAATGCGTCAACGCCCTAAAGCGGTTGACATTCGTACGGCACCGCACCCAGCATTCCCAACCGATATGCAAGCACAATTTGTCACTTTAAATGCGATTGCTGAAGGTACTGCAACAACCGTTGAAACTATCTTTGAAAACCGTTTTATGCATGTTCCAGAGTTGCAACGTATGGGTGCAAAAATGAAACTTGAAGGCAATACAGCGATTTCTGAAGGTGTTGATAGGTTAACAGGAGCTCAGGTTATGGCAACCGATTTACGTGCTTCTGCAAGCCTTGTTATCGCAGGCTTAGTGGCCGATGGTGAGACCATCGTTGACCGCATTTATCATATTGATCGCGGTTATCAGAAAATTGAAGACAAGTTGCAAAAGCTTGGTGCTAATATTGAGCGATTCAAAATAAGTTAA